The genomic stretch AAAAATGCACTGCTGTAAAGGCACATCATGTACACCACTGGGCATCTTCTATATTTTCTGATGGATTTCTGTTACGCACCTTGATGAGCACACAACCCAAGCATGCTACCTAATGGGGAAGTTGGCATTTACAGCCCATGCAAGCTCTCAAGTACTCAGGGTTGTTGCCTGCCACTAGGCGAGGCAGGCAACTGCTTGGGGGCCCCAAGGACTCACAAATGTAAATTAGTGCTGATGAGCGCAGCCCACTGTGAATTATGCCCAGGCTAAAATTAAAGACAATATAATTtcaaatataaacatacacaaaaaagtACAATTCTTCCCTTAAAACACACAACTCCAGGTCATGCAACATTTAATGATGTGCATGAGGTAAGTCGTCtaccaagctttttttttttagtgctgaTGTCATCATTTAGAAAGGTTTTAGTTTGTCTCAGCTTTCAGAGAAGCTGATGACATCACCCTTATTCTTTTCTTAGCGTGTGATCAAAGTCAAATCTGTAATAGAGAGATGAAGTGGCAGCATTGGAGCGTGTTAAAACTGCCCATTGCACAATTCTGCAGTGTGGTTAAGTAACCAGTGAGGTCATTCCAAGATTACTGACctaaaattatttgaaaaaaagtgtggaTTATTGTGAACCGGTGGTGTGTCAGCAACGTATCGTCTGTAGCTACATGCTATACAAAAGCTGTATGAAAAAATGAATGCTTTAGAAATATAATAATGCCCACATCATACTAATCAGTGTTTTCAATATGTTACTATATAATCCCATTTAGCCACAAAACATGGCAAAATATTATCAACACATCTCACTAAATCAAACAATTATATATTACTCCCACCAAAATAAACATTACATGATTACAATTCCCAGGCAAAGtctctttttgcattttgtgaaCTCCTCCTGTTTCCATACATTGTTGAGCAAATACATGAAACTCCCATAGATGACATCACAAACTaatatagttgatattatatacagtgtgtgtgtgtgtgtgtgtgtgtgtgcccaccTAGGTCATTGTTGTTCATCATGGCATTGGAGCCTCTGAGGCGCGGGCCCTGCTGGGTGAAATGGTAGCCGAACTTCagcagtgttgtgtttttctccAACATGCTGGCTATCTCCATCTCCACCTTGTTGCCTAATGGCTGACTCTGGAGAGAGAAGTCAAAGAAGGCATAAACAGACTTACTAAGCATACTTTTCAAATAATTGGTTGAAGTGACTGTAATGGCAGCTCTGTCATCCCAAATCAATTAAGGGACTGTATGTAGCGCGTTCCTCCAGCTGTCCAGAGGGCGTCACCATTCAAACGTACTCCGAGAATCATGTCACTTGACGCCTGGCAGCCATTCACCAATGAACTGCTCTCCTGGGAATAATGCATAATGGGAAGGAGCTAAAacagttgctgtttttttattttgaacttCTATTGGTACTTTCTTGGGtaccttttcagtgttaagttgctgtgtgatgattttagctgtCTATCTAAGATGACCCCATGACCTCCACTGCTATATTGAGGAATGATCTTCTGCAATATTCCAATGCGTGGATGAGCTTGTCCTAATGATGGTGAGATGAAGCCCATGAAGCATCGATACTTTCAGGCAACTGTGTCGGCACATGTACTGACAGCTCATAAGGGATCATTTACTATATGGCGCCATCAAGATGTCAGTGAAATGTACTACAATCTAGTTTACCCCTACAAAACAagtgaacgcaccacagtgaAACACAGTATTAGAAACAGGAATGcacttttattatttgtaacTAAATGAAGAGATTTAAAACCACAATATTTTTGTCGCTGGTTCCATcttttaaaaacatgctaataacTCACCAAAGACCAACCAAACCTGTGCCTTATATTTCAAATGATATGTGGTTCACACGCCAAACCAGCAAACCACTTCCTAAATCAATCACATGATAAGGTGCTTCAGGAAGGTTCGAACATCATTTCTTACCATCGAACCACACACACCTCGAAGCCTCGACACAGATAGTAACATCACTAGCTCGCAGAGAGTTTTTCGCATAGCTCATGATTGCATAGCTCATAGTTACTTGACATAAGATGAGTTAGTGACTTGAGTGGGTTCCTGTGTAAGCATTATCAACAGAGACATGTTTATGTGTGGATTCTCCGGTACCTGATTGTCAATCTTGAGCTCCAGTAGCGTTGTGTTGAACTGTAGCGATTCAATAAGGGCCAGGATTCCAGTCCCTGTTATGAAGTTGGACTCAACATTCAGGCTCTTCAGTGTTGTATTGATCTTGAGCATCTCAGCCAGTGACTGCAGCACACACAGCACATGAATAATTTGTTCTTTTCTTGGCACCAAAGTGAGGAAAATAAACACtattattcatgaaaaaaaacagaagggtGACTGCTGTATGGGGGACTCACTAGAATACAATGGAGCTGCTAAATTCAAATACCCCAAACAAGTTACACAAAAACTGGGAggccaaactatgaaaatgcATAATGCCACACTAGATGTGAGCATTGAGCAAAATATCTGTAAAAACCCACAATATAGTAATGTATACTAACTGTACAtgggtatttttatttaaaatgttcatgAAGATCCAAATGGATGGGCATAGATCAAATCACAAGGTTCTATTTTTTCACAGTGAGGGGTCAATTTGGAACATGTGCTTCACAAAGGGCTACATTAACTTCCCATGTGAACAATATGAGTGACAATATTCACATATTTCAaaagggggtaaaaaaaaagcaatatgtACTAACAAATGCTACTGGGTCGTTGCTTCGAGTCCCAACGATACTGAACCTCTCCACCACCGTGTTCTTTATCAGAGCTTCAGCGTACGCCTTCAAAGTTGGGATGGGAATATTCTGGGGAAAAAAGTACATAAGAACATTATAGCTCAGTAAATGTTAAATAATCCAAACTGTCACATTGCGCTGTGggttttgcagcttcactcgcTTCACTCACGGTGCttcaaaatactgtatattaattaataaatcattaatGTTTCTCGGTTGAATACAGTCCATTATTAGTCcaacatatgtatatttaagcatattttacatacttttggcctcatttcaatattttcaaacattaaaacaactaaatgaactaaagcACAgatataagacattcagaaaatgcatttaCAGACACGTTAATATGTACTAGCATTCTATACCAgtcaataatattacattagccaccgcaggaagacCCAGAGGAACAACAAGGAACACTTGCAATGCTAATATGTGTGAATCTACATTTTGTcctattttattattgtcttGTGTCTTATTATGccttattattatgtctactatattgggtaacaccagtatttagaaggtcattaacAAGTTGTCATTAACAACTTTTGTCTTGAATCatttaactgtgataaataagGTACGACTGTACATGTGTTTGTTTCTTCAGCAGCAGTAACAACAACACTTTGGTACCTTGATGTTATTGAGGTTGACCTCCACAAGGTCCGGATCGTTCCTTTTTATTCTCATGAGAGTGTCCTCCACATCAGTCGAGTTGGGTTCCTCATCAGGCACTGGTTTATACTGGGTGGACTGGATCacacctgtcacacacacacacacagtcagcacACACTCTGCAACATCCCAAATCcgtatgaaatataaataattggaatgaattaattctCTTAAGAATGTTGAGAAATACTATTATCCAAAGTACCACAGTACAATGAATATGCCACTTCATTTAGATACTTTAAATACAGCGtactattattttctattaatttCAATGCTCTACATTTTAGAGAACATCTGCAGCATAGTGGTGACATCTCAGCAAATTTCTATAACCTTCTCAGCATTGaatctatgtaaataaatcatattacTAATCAATGTACCCATTTTCATGTGGTCATTAGGGTCATGGTtaagctgaagcctatcccagctgactttgtccAAAAGCCAGAGTACAACCTCGACTGGTCTCTACTCAATCTCAGGACACACAACCGTGTTTTTGtgagaggaaaccagagtaccgggATAATACCCACGCACCTGCGCCGGGAGAGGATGGAAACCCCACACAGATTTGAACCACACAATGTGCGGCAGACATAAACCACTATTCCCCTGAGCTGCCCCTTACAGCTTTAgcagaataaatatttttgaaactCAACTCAATTGGTGTGAATGTTCAAAAGTATTATCTGTCTTAGACATACATGATGAATAGGTCAAACAAAACATAGCGTTCGGTATTATTCATGGGCACACTAAATTTTCCCACAGTAAGTTGTCATGCTGATTAATGAGCTACTGGGTCCAACGAGGTGAAAAGTGCAATCATAGCAGTATAACTgtctaaaatatataaaataaaacaagacaATAAATATTGTCTGTTGTCCTGAAAAAAGGTTAAAGAAATAGGTCAGAGATGTAGTCTCGTGGTTGAATCACCTGACTAAGGTTGAGCAGGATTCCAAGGTTGAAGCCGCACCCACTAAATTCAGCAAGAAAAACGGATTTTGCACATATACAGCTGCACGAGACGATAAGCCACACATGTCCACGTCACAAAACGACATTGTGGAGGTGCGCACAAGTCAGTGAGGAGCAgccagctctttatttgacaggagccaatcatgagctatgagaaAACTCACACTGAGCTCACTGAACTCATTGGAAATCGTGGGAggagtaccaatacaagtttaaaataattaattaactttGTTCTGATTTTAAACCCGTATTGGTAcatgtcttgtatatttcctcgctaccttttgagtgttaagttgctgtgcgatgactttagtgttctttgtatgACACTCAGTCAGAATGTTatactgagtaatgacctcctgtgatagtatttaaattattagtagtatttctAAATCATAGGACATATCATGAGATTACAACATGTTCATAAATTAGTTGCTGCGTTGTTTTAGCCGAAGGGTATAAAAAAGCAAGGGCTTTTACACCAGAGTCAGGGTGTACACTGCTTCTTGTTCAAAGTCAAATGGGACTAGTTCTAGCTAACATGTGACCAAGAACAggagaagcagtagaaaatgaaaagattGATGAACGGATAAAAAACACTCTAAAGCAAACATCCTGATCTCATTTTGCTTCATTGAGCTAAAACTACAGTTGGCATTTGTTTTGGACTGGAATACTGTATGTTTTCTGTAACAATCAAGGTACTTTAACAAGTTTAACCTGGAACAAATGTTGTTTTACAGCTGTAAGAATCCTTCAGAAAATGTTACATACTGTTAAGGCCTTGCTTGTTAACGATGGTGCTGCTTGCCAGAGCTTCATAGTACTGCTGGTTACTCATCAGAGTGTGCATGCCCAGGATggctggaaaaagaaaaaaatatatagcagAAATAACGGAAGAAAGGAACATGTAATGAGTAGGAAGAAATCAAGATGAATAAAGAAGTGACCATCATGCAAACCAAAAAtgatgatggaaggatgaagACTCGTGCAAGGTCTCAAGCACACCAGTCACACAGGCTGGCTTAATGGTTGACGATACTAAGGTGCAACAAGGCATTTTCTTAACAAAAGGTTGTGACAAAAATATCAGTTGTATTTCTGTCATATTTCACAATGGTGTAGAACTGTACTGCATCACACTGAGCTGTTTTAGTTTTCTTACATTGACTAATACTAGGGGCGGATACTACAAAACAATTTGGAGTATGAAGCAGCGCAGTTctacatgactttttttctttgtatgcTAACCCCATGCATGCACACTACATATACCCTGTATGGTGCTCAGCTAACAGTGGTCCAGCAGGGGAGAATGACGTAAGGGGGTGATGAAGAGAAAGGGTGGTGGCAAGATGGAGGCAACACTGAGGGGGAAAGGAGAGCAGTTAGATTGAATAGATGAATAACATGTGCTAGTAGGGAAGGTCATGAAGGTATTTATAGTACTGTATATTGATTAGTGAAAGCAAAGAATTTAAATTATGCGgataacatgatttttttttaggtttggaACAtctcaattacatttttatacagCAAAGTAAATGTTGTTACCTGCTATATCACAAAGTTCAGCATCTGTAGCACTGGCAAGGGCTTCTTCGAGTTCAGGCTCCAGGGTCACATTCTCCATGATGGGGTCGACCATCTTTTTAGGCACCCAGGCCTTACCTGCAACATGAACGGATGCTCATACTGTACATAGGGTCTTAAAAACTGCCACCtctattataatatattctTCTCCGTAGAACAGAAACTCAGATATACAGTGTTGTAATAACAATATCGTAACCTTCGTCACACAGAAACACATTTCCAGGGGATTTGAACCTGCTTTGAGTGGCCTGAAAAAGCAAGTAGGACAACAAAACTACACACAAATACTCAATCAGCCACTTCGATGGTTACCAAAGTGGGGTAGGCCAATTGTAACAGGAGATCagtgaataataattaataacaatcaGCGCCTACCACTCAATGATGATTGCACAGAGAGCAGAGCACAAAGGAAGCAGagttgttcattgctctgtgcgcatcatatgaacaaataagtgtTTAATTGAGGAGATTTAATTTATGTTGGTGTTCCAATACCCGTACAGCGCAGCGGTGAAAACCTGTCACTGTGAGTAGGCAATCCCCCACAGCTTTATCGTGACTGTGGTTTAAGCAGACTTAAACCATAGTTATCACGAGTGGACAAAAGAAGTGATGCACAAATTGAAGCCATTCATACAGAAGGATGCTAACGTCAAAGtggaataaaatatttacaggaTGATTACTTAATCTATTTGTCAGTGCTCATGTAAACCTTTATCAAAATGTGACAATGCAAAATACAATTTTCTCTTAATTAATGAACCAATAATGTTCAACATTTAAGGTTAATTAAGATAAAAAGTGTGCATGACTAGAAGGTACATTggttcaggtcaaatgtctgaaggggtatgcaactgtaaaaagtttgggaaccactgctgttCCTCATATAGGGACAAACGAGATAATCTGAAGTGTGTTGATACAATAATCTATAATGGGAATCTTTTTGAAATCTGTTACATAAGTGAGCTTCCCTTCATCTGACTTCACACTGGTGGCCCTGACTGGCATCATACTCAGCTCTGTTGTGTGTTCTGACTCTGCCACGTCGTGTTTGGACCGGCATCTAAACACTAGCTGCTTGGCCGCAAAGAGACCCATCATCTCCCTTGGTTTGCACTTCGTAGGACATTTAATAGGACATTTAATGCCAGTTAAAAAGCAAAACCGTGACAGTTGCATAAAGCTAGTTAGAGAGAAAACACTATTAGCTGTTCCTGGATTCATAACAAATGACAACATTTAGTAAAGCGCATATGTCTGCTAAGGCCAAATTTGGAtcaggtataataataataataataacaataatggctgcagggtggtggagtggttagcacacaagccacacagctagcagaccagggttcgattcatACAGGGCGATTAAGACAATGACACCACACCATTAAAGATTCGGGGATGGGGGTCGATGATGTagttttgcatattttatgacGTAGACAGACTACAGTGTCAGCAGGCCACCTCAGGACATGACGCTGAAACGCGCTACAAAATGCCTGATGATGTATTGTCTTGTGGCgtaaaaaagggaataaaacactTTCAATCTTGGGCTTTCAATCTTGGGCACTTTGTTAGTAATACCTCTCTTCTCTCCCGTGAAAGGCACCAGGTCTTCTCTGTCTGGATGTTCTTTGGCTTGTTTCTCCAGATGGGCCAGCAGGTTGTCTCTTTGAAATGTTCCTGTGGGTGCTTTTTTGGTCTGATCCTTTTGACGCATCCCAGCAGGCAGCAGTGCATTCTAGACAATAACAGGAATGTACATCATTACAAGCAATGACATTTACTCATCGGAAATTTTTCCTTATGCACATTCACACAAGGTATTAAAATCTAGACCTGCATCAAAATTCCTGCATTGAAAAGATttggttttgattgacactgcgTTAAATTGTTTTGATTGTGGAGGTGTATATGTTATAGAATATAaagtaaatgtacagtattgtaTAAACAGTGCAGTTGTGCACAGAACAGGCCTGGGAGATTTTTCAGAGCTTTGCGGCTGAGAGAGTTATTTTTAACCTGAAGGCACATTCAAAATCAAGCCCTTAGAAGAACTACTTATGGCTTCATATCTTATCTATGCTCTCAGCACTCTGAGGGCtctcttttcttctcttttcaAAACTCCCTCACACTGTTTCATTCTGCCTTCACTCCCTCTTCCTTCAAGCATaagaacacaaacaaagcacaaCAGTCTCTTCCAACGGTGGTTCAAAGATGTCGTCACAACACACAGTAGTATTTAGTGTAAAGCTGAGGCGTATATCACAGCGACACGGCCAAAGCTTTTGGCACTTACATCAGTTGCAGATCCTGTAACGTACTGTTTCactgtgttatttttaacaaagTGAAACTCGGTCTTCCTCTCCCCCTAAAGTCCTACTGTAACTTCCCACTCGGCTTGCacttaatcatggccccagtaCCTCACCTGATAAATATTCACATCGTAGCCACTGGCCTGCTCAGTGGGAGAAAGTCAGTGTCCAGTGGCACCCACTTACTCCAAAAAAAGCAAGCTGTTATGTGATACATGTCATAAGGTTCAACTTTGTTTGACTAGACCACTATCTTAAATCTCTATTCTCACTATCTCAAATCTTAATTCATTAACCAAGGGAATTATACACCTTTTGAACCTCTTGAACACACCCTGGATTTTAATCCAGAAGAGTTTTGTGAAACTGTTCCCAGAAAGCAAGGTGCTTGTAggtgatgagtgtgtgtgtggaagaagTTGACAGCCCACACCCCCATCCCATACCCCAACTAAAACAGacagaaacaaaaaacatgctcacacaaatacaaaaaaaaaaaaaacaagatcaaCATCAGTGACCTCACAAAAGTtcttatgtataaaaaaaatcccacagaCACTCTCTGAAATTAGTTGAAAAAGTAAACAACAAGATAAACtctataaaaatacaaacaaattgtGTCTCTCTAGAGTTGTCAGTGTCTTCCTGGCAAGGACATGAGCAGCCCTGCTGGGAAGGTTACGGTGTTTTTCAGACGAGAGAGGCACTTTACTGTTCTGTAATTGGTTACCCTCGTAAACACGCGCAAACAAGGTGCACACTCTGACTCTCCTTCTTTGCGTCATCAGGTCCATCTGAGGCAACCAGAACTGGCATTAgtctatgacacacacacacacacacatacacacttagcAGAACAAATGATACCCTTCCAGTCATCCCTCTTGTCCCCTTTTGGCTTAAGGAGACAATCACAGCTGCTGCTGCCACCCCACTGACCCATGATGATGCATGCGGTATGACATATGGGGGGGAACTTGTTACATGCAGAAATAAACACACCATAAGGAAGCTACCAGGAAGGATATAGTGTACCGTCTGTAGTACAGTCAGTTAtacagtggagtgtttttttcccctagaAAACAGGACTGAAAAGGATGGGCTGTCTTATATCCGGGAAaagtaaatacatatttttttggtcTTGTTTAGgccctttttatttttccagaaaCAGGTCATCTTATATTTAAGGCTGTCATATTCAGgtcaataaaatatatgattGAAAGATGAGCCTTTGAATTGTTATAACCAAGTCCtattaccacacacacacacaaacattgacTAGAAAAGTCAACACAACTTTGAGAACAACTCACTACCATAAATCATGAAACACATGTGCATTGTTTgggctgcaactaacaattattCTCACGGTCAattgattaattattttgattAATCAAGTACTGGTAATCAGTTAGGCCATAGATGGACCAAATTGATACCATCCAAACAGTTAACAGTGGAGAGGTAAAATGCTGATGATCTTGTTTTGCTGAAAAcacaactataaaaatattcagatatgAGAGGCTAAAATcagatgatgaatgatgaaataccaaaatagttgtcaattaaTTGGACAATCCATCAATAATTGTTGCAGGTTTACTGGAGGCTCTGCAACATTCAAAGTACAGTATTCCGGGTAGTAATAGTACTTGGGGAATAAgtagttttattttagatttcATACAGTACTAATTAGATACCATAAGCTACAAGTTAATACATGTGTTTTATtgcatttgtgattttttttaatgaatcagGAGGAAAGCAATATAGGCTTTGTTAGTTTACGTTACGCCACTGAACAACATGACTGATGGTCCCAAGACACCACATTGACACAACATCTTAAGTACTTTGTGCCATCACAATAACAGACCTCTCCCGTAGCTGTGGCTTATGTTAAGTCGGCGTGCTCTAACAGGGCCCGCCTGACTCCATAATTCACCAGTGATACCAGCATCACACGGGCAGAAAGTAAACTCACGTCAGGGTCCAGCTCCTCCAGTTCATCTTCTAACCTCTGCAGCTCTTCTTCGGAGAGCTTCATGAGCAGCTCGTCCTCATCTACATCCCTGTACTTCTCCATCTCCTTCCTCAACACTGACATGATGGAACACACCTGGAAAAACAACCGCCAATTCTCATTAGTAATGTGTCGGTTGCGAACAAAACAGCTTTTAGTGCCAATAATTAACACTTAAAATAACCAATTTATTCCATGTTGCGCATATAAATAAAAGGATACAAAGGATacaaacaaattcattcattcattttctaccgcttttcctcacgagggtcgcggggggggggggggggggggtgctggagcctatcccagctgtctttgggcgggaggcggggtacaccctggactggtggccagccaatcacagggcacatatagacaaacgaccattcacactcacattcatacctatggacaatttggagtcgccaattaacctagcatgtttttggaatgtgggaggaaaccggagtacccggagaaaacccacgcaagctccacacagagatgcccgagggtggaattgaaccctggtctcctagcagtgaggtctgcgcactaaccactcgaccgccgtgccgccaacaaACAAATTCTAATGATTAATTAGATGATTAATTCTATTGTTCTACGTTTCTGTGGATAGATAGATTATCTCACCTCAGTAAAAACCTCCAGATGAGAACGACAATATGTTCGATCAGCAGCTGCGACAACTTCACATCCGTCGGGAGGGAACCAATGATGCCTGTGAATAGAAACAAAACAGTTGGAATAAAATTGCATTGTTATATTGTCTCACCAGTCATTTTAATATTCCAGTAAAAGAAAAGTAGTTATCTTTTGCCACAAACCCTTCTTGACCTCTCTGAGAACGTGCGTGACAACAAAAACACTCAACAGTTAGATTGAGAATCATGAGCACGAGGCCTGGGATTAGTCATGGGTTGGTATGAGATTCTGATTGCATGATAACCTTGGGCAAAAACATCAATCACTGTTTCACAGCTGTTTCATTTTTAccagtataatataatacaaagtGGATCATAtgcattgacattttttaaaagttaacTGTAATCTTTCTGAATAAATACCATGCGGTTCTCAATGCAGTCTACTGGGATATTAGACAATAGATAttttgagtttaaaaaaaaaacaaagcaaaatgcaaTCAAGTGACCCAAAAACATACTATTCCAAAGTGGTAGGTCACTTTTCcactaacttttgtttccttGTCAAGTAATTGTTGTTAGCAACTAAGACGTTAAGTGGTTGTTGCTTGTTGTTTA from Doryrhamphus excisus isolate RoL2022-K1 chromosome 1, RoL_Dexc_1.0, whole genome shotgun sequence encodes the following:
- the tmod1 gene encoding tropomodulin-1 isoform X1, which produces MSVLRKEMEKYRDVDEDELLMKLSEEELQRLEDELEELDPDNALLPAGMRQKDQTKKAPTGTFQRDNLLAHLEKQAKEHPDREDLVPFTGEKRGKAWVPKKMVDPIMENVTLEPELEEALASATDAELCDIAAILGMHTLMSNQQYYEALASSTIVNKQGLNSVIQSTQYKPVPDEEPNSTDVEDTLMRIKRNDPDLVEVNLNNIKNIPIPTLKAYAEALIKNTVVERFSIVGTRSNDPVAFSLAEMLKINTTLKSLNVESNFITGTGILALIESLQFNTTLLELKIDNQSQPLGNKVEMEIASMLEKNTTLLKFGYHFTQQGPRLRGSNAMMNNNDLARVVRSESDGSFTLTLSVPELERAFGKKFKSKTNEKEKA
- the tmod1 gene encoding tropomodulin-1 isoform X2; translated protein: MSVLRKEMEKYRDVDEDELLMKLSEEELQRLEDELEELDPDNALLPAGMRQKDQTKKAPTGTFQRDNLLAHLEKQAKEHPDREDLVPFTGEKRGKAWVPKKMVDPIMENVTLEPELEEALASATDAELCDIAAILGMHTLMSNQQYYEALASSTIVNKQGLNSVIQSTQYKPVPDEEPNSTDVEDTLMRIKRNDPDLVEVNLNNIKNIPIPTLKAYAEALIKNTVVERFSIVGTRSNDPVAFSLAEMLKINTTLKSLNVESNFITGTGILALIESLQFNTTLLELKIDNQSQPLGNKVEMEIASMLEKNTTLLKFGYHFTQQGPRLRGSNAMMNNNDLVRKRRLEGGPILPKCRTNV